Genomic DNA from Paenibacillus sp. KS-LC4:
ATATTTGCAAACATGACATAAAAGATACCTACTACAAATCCAACTATGTCCGCAACTGTCCCACCAAAGACAATGACAGCTGCGACTAATAATCCCACTACTAAAATAACGGCTAGTATCGGCCAATTCAGTGCTAACCACGCTAATACCTGCAAAAAAAGAGGAATCAGCATACTATATAATCCTGCGATCATAGTAGGAATCAAAAAGACTGCCGCTGTTAGTAACATCGCAGCAATTGCTGGCCAATACGTTATTATAGTTGTTACTACCCATAATGCTGCATCCCCCAGCATGACAAAAAGTTCTGCTGCAAAGCTTAATCCAGCACTGAGGATATCAAAAAAGCCTTGAAGTTGTCCGCTATTAAAAGCTTCCTGAACCCTTGCAATGAATGGGGAAAGGACATCCAATGCCCCCATTCCTGCGCCAGCCAAGGAGGTTTTCAAATTACTAACAAGTGTATTGATTTGACTTTGTGGACTTTTATATACAATATCCAATTCAGCTATACCGAGATTTGCATTTTCAAAAACTTGATTAAGTCCAGTCAAAAAGCCATCCACATCGCCAGTATTAATGTATGCTTGCGGATCGAAGCCCTCTGCCGCATCTGAAGAAATACCATATTGTCTCATTAATAACGTCATATCGCCGTTCATCGCAGCTTTTATGGCCTCACCCGACTTGGCAGTACCTCCTTCTTGTGGATCAAATGCCGCAAGCTGCATAGCCATAGAGGTCATCTTCGTATATTGATCCATATTCTCAGCCATCGGAAGAAGCGTCATCGTATTTTTAAGTGCTTCAGTAGGGTCAATCCCTGCTGAAATCGCCTGATTCCTTACCGTCTCAAAAATGGCCGTGCCTTTGTCCTTACTCCCCGTACGTGCAATTAACAAATCCTTTTGAGTACGTTCGCTTAATGCACCTTTCAGGGATATTGCTGCTAGCTCAGAAGCGAATTTCAAGAGCTGCGTTTTAATAGCACTGAAAGGAGTAAGAAACGAATCATCCACTGGTTTTTTCAATGCGTTAAGTAACGTATCCTTCAACGACGATTTTGCTGCACTGCCAGCTTCCTTTAGAGGCGTAGTTAGCATATCCTGGAACGTTTTTTTGAATATATTACCGACACCTTGTAGTGGCACATTGAGCATGTCCTTAAATGACGGTTTTGCTACACTATTATCTTCTTTTAGAGGTGTTTTCAACATATCCTGAAATGAATTTTGAAATACTTTTCCAACCCTCTGGGTCATATTCTGCAATTTTGAATCTATTGCATTACCCGCATCTGTTAGTGGTGTAATTAAGAGATTCTCCCAAGACAATTTTGGTGCGCTTGCTCCCTTTAGCATGCCACCTAGCCCTGACATACCTGAACCACTGCTCTTAGCGGCAGTCGCATTGAAGCTGCTTAACGTTTTGCCAAGTGTTGAAACTACTCGGTTCATCTCGTTCATCGTTTTGTTCAGCTTATTGAATTCCGAGGCTGCAGCAAACGTTTGCTGGGTTGAGGCGGCGCCGGTCTGTACCATGAACAACAACGTATTTTTCAACTGATCCAGCATTTTAACAGCACTTGCAGCAGCACTAGCATCCAATTTTACCGTATCGGCCATCCTTCCACCTCCTTAACAGAACAAAAGCGCCCTCTAATAGAGAAGCGCCGTCCCGTTACCTTCATTATTTCTTCTTCATTTTGGCCCGCTGCTTTTTCTCGCTGTCGATGCGGACGTCGATCATTGCGTAAATCGCCGCCCGCTCGCGGCGAGACATGCTCATTAGCTCATGGGGCAAAATGCGAAGCTCGTGGAGGGCGTAGTAGGCGTAATTCGCTTCCCCGTCGCCCTCTTTAATTAGTTTTTTACTTCATCGCTCAGCTCATTCAGACTTTGATTAAAGCCATTGATTTCCTGCACACGCTGTACGAGCGAAGCATATTCGCCCGGACGCAGCATTTTGCGGAGCAGGTGCTCAGCGCCCATCGTGCCGTACGATTTTTGCAGCTCGGCATCCTTCAAGCTCGGATACCCAATGCTGCTTACGACCAGCTTAGCCAAATATTCATCCGTATTCGTCTCCGGCACGAAGGTGCCGTTTTTACCCTTCACCTTGCGGGTTGCGGATTTGCGGCATTCCTCGTTCTCCGCCTCCGTCATGCTGCGCAGCTCCCAGGCTACCGGGTTGCCGTCTGCATCCTTGAATCGCTCGGATACGACGAATTTCTCCGTCGCCTCCGCAGCTGTATTTTGCGCAAAAAACAAGCTTAAGTCACTCATTTGCTACCTCCATGGATTGGGTTTATTTTAAATCATGCTATTTTATACGCGCGTTGGCGCTTTGAAGCTTTCAGCAATATCGACGCCGTCGAAGGTGAACTCCAGCTCTTCCTCAAGCGCTTCGCTCTCTGTATCGAGCTTGCCGATAATGACCTTGTTCAGATTGACGTTGTACAGAACAACCTCCTGGCGGCCGATCGTCGAGGTTGGATCTTCGTTGATGATGTGAACATCAAAGTTCGTATCAATGCCCGTTTTTACATAATCGAGCATCATTTGGCGGAATTTCGACGTCACATAATACACCGTCATGCTGCCGGTACCCGACCAGCCCGTCGCTTTATGCTGCAATGCGCGATGACCGAGCGTCTTAATTTCCGCCTTCGTCTTCTCCACGCTTGCTTCAAGCGTTTTAATATAGAACATTTCCTCGTTTTGGCCGTTGATTTTCGCATAAGCGCGTCCCTCTTGCCCCGAAATCGTATCTCCTGCATGCAAAAATGCCATATTACTTCACCGTCACTTTCATGTATACTTTTTCAATGCTGTCAACCGGCTGGATGTAGACGTTAATGATGATGCTGTCAGAAGCCTCGCCCGCTTCCACCGTAAGGTCGGTTTGGGAATTAAAGTTTTGAATCGCATTGCCATCCTGAAGCAGCGTCAAATATTTCACGCATTCGCTGCGGAATAGGCTGCGGCCATCTGGGTTGTTATCAATTTTGCCGATGTATTGCGTCTCGAACAGCTTTTTCATGTCGGTCGCAATGCCGTCCAGCACGCGGATAACGCGGTTTTTCGCAAAAGAAGGATTTTTTCCTGGCACATAGGTAACCAGAGAGTTAATGTCCTGCTCCACGATGACACGACCGCCGTTTGGCGTGAACAAAAACTCACCCGCACGCAAAGCCTGCTCGATTTGCGAATTTGAATAACGAACGTCCGTATCCACCGCACCTTCGTACACGCTGTAAGTAAGCGACTCACTCATGCTTGCGCCGGAAGTAGCAGCTGCCACCCATACGGTTGCCTGCTCGGCATTCACAGCTGTACCGTCTTCAAGCTTGACGCCATTTTTCACGCTGATGATGCCTTCATAATCCGATAGTGGAGCATTCGCCAGCACGACCTGAATTTTCTTGCCATCATTTTCGCGCAGTCTGCGGGCAAAAGCGGCGTAAACCGACTTCAGCGAGCTGTCGCCAGACACAAGCGCCACCGTATTAAATTGTTGCAGCTCAACAGCTGCCAAATAATCCAGATGATTTTGATTCGTCACCGTGCCGTTCGCACCTCCAGCAAGTACGGTGCCAGCTGTTGCAACAAGCGAGCCCGTGCCGCTGAAATCGACGAAGCGATTGGATTCAAGAGCAGCAATCGCAGCCACTGTCTGCGAATCCACCTCTTCACCTGCCAAGTAAGTAACAACGTCGAATTGATCTTCATCATCCACATTGCTCTGAACCGCTACTGTAATATCGTTACCCCGGATACCGCCAAATTTGGCTGTTGCAACTAGGCCGCCAATCGTTGCCGTCGCTTTCGTTCCTGCATTCAAGCGGTAGAGCAGCAAAGTCTGTGCCCGTTTCAAAGCCTCACGAACGAGCAGCACTTCCGGCGCAGTTACATCATAACCGAGCACACTGCGCAGATCGTCGCCTGCTTTAATGGAAATCATCGTTTGCGGAGCGCCCCAGTTCAGCGTCAGCGCCGTTGATACGATGCCGCGTTCCCCTACGTTTGCTGCCGATTGCGGCTCAGCCGCGAAATTAATGTATACCCCTGGTCTTGCTTTTGTTTGCGTTGTCCAAGTTCCTCCTGCCATGATTTACATGACCTCCTTTTGTGAATATGCTTGTAATTGCTGTTTGACCTGCTCATGGGAGTAAGTGCTCTGCTCGTCCAAAATGACGTTCAGCACATCCTTCTCTCCTGCGGAATACCTCGCTGCTGCCAGCAGCTTCTGCTTGCTGTGCTTTGCTTCCAGCGTGCCTTGCCTATGTTCCTGATCGTTCACCGCTGCTTCCCTCCTGTTTCCTCCAAGCTCGCCTTGCGGCTTTGTTCCCATCTCATCTGGCGATTACCAGACTTGACGCTGCTGCTGTAAAGGTTCCTTCATCTGGAGCTACATGTCCTCACCCCCTTTCCTGTTAAGATATTTAAATTACTTTAAATTATGAAAAGAGGATTTAAAATACCTAGCGAGCATCGCTTGTTGCCGTCGCTCATTTGGTGACAATATCATAATAACACGGTTTTGAAGGCTGTTTCGGACACCGAGCGGACACTATACGGACATAAACCGGACAATCTCAGAAACGGCTTTCTGACGCCATCTGCGGAAGGTGCGATCGACGATTCCGAGCTCTGAGGCAACGAAATCTGCTGGCTTTCCTTCAATATATCGCAGCCTTAACAGCGTCGCATATTCAGGGAAACAAGCTTCCAGCGCTTCCAGCGACTCATCAATCGTTTGCAGCTGACGCTCCAAATCCTGCAGCTCGCTCAAACGCTCAATAACTCCCTCATAGCCTTCGGGAGCTGAGCCCGCTCTCGCTTCAATCACTTTAGCGATTTTACGGCTGAGCTCCTGCACAAGCTGCTCTTCAGCCGCATTGCCTGGCTCAATTTGCTTCACTTCTCTTAATTGAGCTTTCGTTCCAATCGGATATTTCGTTAACTTCGCATGTGCCAGCTGCTCCAGCTGCTGCTCGTGCTTGTCTAAATACATATAGGAAGGAATTCCCCGCAGCTGGCGATGAAGCTCCTGTAGCTTGTCATCCTCATATACCGTGCTTACTGTCAGACCGCTTCCAACCTTTTGCCGCTCGATCAGCTTTTTCCGGGCGACGAGACGCTTGTACGACTTTAATTGCTCAATTGTCATTTTTTCTACGTCCATTAGAATACCCTCTTTCCACTCAATTAAGTATTTTTATTACCCTATGTTTCAAAAAAATAATAGCATCTCTCCGATATTGACAATACCATCGTTAAAAGGTAAAATATTATTATAGTATTAAAAATACGATTTCGCCGCTTTTCGGCTTAAATACTCGCTTTCAAGCCGTTAATCTGCTATTTTCAGTAGCATTTGCTGGATTGGCTCATAGCCGCTATCACGACTATGAATCTTATTATAATTGATATTTATAATACCGTCAAGTATTGTAAATACCTTTTAAGGAGACGGAGGGTATTACCATGGCGATGGGAGCAAGGATCAAGCAATTACGCACACAACGCGGATTAACACAGCAGGATATTGCCGAGCAGCTTGGCATGGGTCGTTCAAATTTTGGGCATATCGAAAATGATCGCGTCGTCCCAACGAGCGAGGATTTGCAGAAAATTGCCGATATTTTGCATACGACTGCCGACTATTTGCTTGGACGCCGCGATGCGTTTGCGGAGCAGGTGCCAGATTGGGCAACCGCCAAAGACAAACGGGATTTTAAGAAAATGCTGGAGGAAGACGGAGAAGTCATGTTTGACGGCGTTCCGATGAGTCAAGGCGACCGTCAGCGTGTCATGGATGTTCTAACCGGATTATTCTGGGAAGCTAAGCAGATGAACAAACGTACCCCCAAATCAGATACGACGGACAAAACAACAGATCATACCGAAGGGTAGGTGCTGCCATGGACAAACTAATACTGCGCCTTGTGCGAAAATTCCAGACAAGGGATCCTTTCGTGATTGCAAATGGACTGGGTATTCATATTCGCTATGCCGATCTGGGCCAAGAAACACGTGGCTTCTATTATAAGAAGCTGCGCCGCCGCTTTATCGTCATACATGAGCGTCTGCCGGACGACTGGCAGCGCTTTGTGTGTGCCCATGAACTGGGGCATGATCGGCTGCATCCCGGCTTCAGCCGTTTTTGGCTGGACGAGCAATCCTTTATCAATGTTGGAAAATATGAGCGTCAGGCGAATAAATTCGCCGTCCGCCTATTGACCTCCGGGGATACGATCGGCCGCTCGGAATCCATCGGTGAGCTGCTGCAGCGCAATGGCGTCCCGAAGGAAATGGATAAATTTTATTTCTAGCTGTATCCCCCACCATGAGACTAGCGCTAGTTTTTAACCGCTGAACGAACGAAGAGCTCCAGAACGCCAATCGGCGGCCTGAAGCTCTTTTCTACATTAATCTCTAAATATACTTCTCCAAAATGCCCACGAATGCTGTTAGCGTTGCGACATCTGAATGATCAAACCGTGAGAAAAGCGGGCTGTCGATATCGAGCACGCCAATAACAACTCCATCCCGTTTCAAGGGAATGACCAGCTCGGAGTTCGATGCGCTGTCGCAGGCAATATGGCCGGGAAATTGATGCACATCCGCTACCAATACCGTCTCGCTGCGGCTAACCGCTGTTCCACAAACACCTCTGCCCACTTTGATGCGCGTACATGCCGGCTTGCCTTGGAAAGGTCCGAGCACAAGCTCCTCCCCATCCAGCAAATAAAAGCCGACCCAGTTAATATCGCTCAAAAACTGCTGGAGCAAAGCCGCAGCATTGGCCAAATTAGCGAGCTGGCTAGGCTCATCCTCGATAAGCCCCTCCAATTGCTTCAGCAGCAGGCGTTCGTTCTCTTCGTTTGTTCCTGTATACAGTTGTTCAGTAAACATGACTTACTCCTGACTGATTTTGATCGCTTGCTCCAAATCATAAATAATATCGTCAATGCCTTCCGTGCCGACAGATAAACGAATGAGTCCTGGTGTAACGCCGGATGCAAGCTGGCTAGGCTCATCGAGCTGCTGGTGCGTCGTGCTTGCCGGATGGATAATGAGCGACTTCGAATCGCCGACGTTGGCAAGATGTGAAAATAGCTCCACGCCATGAATCAGCTTTTTGCCTGCTTCCACGCCGCCTTTAATGCCGAAGCTAATAATAGCGCCTTGGCCCTTCGGCAAATATTTTTGCGCCAGCGCATGCGACGCATGGCTTGCAAGACCCGGATAGCTTACCCATTCCACGGATTCGTGCTGCTCCAGAAAGTTCGCTACCGCAAGCGCATTGGAGCTATGGCGTTCCATCCGCAAATGCAGCGTTTCTAGTCCTTGCAGCAGCAGGAACGAGTTAAATGGAGACAGCGAAGCTCCCATATCGCGAAGCAGCTGTACGCGTGCTTTAATAATATAAGCAATAGCGCCAACAGCTTGCGTATATACAAGACCGTGGTAGCTTGGATCCGGCTCAGTCAGACCTGGAAATTTGTCATTTTGCGCCCAGTCAAATTTGCCTCCGTCTACAATAACGCCGCCAATGGATGTGCCATGACCGCC
This window encodes:
- a CDS encoding phage tail sheath family protein; its protein translation is MAGGTWTTQTKARPGVYINFAAEPQSAANVGERGIVSTALTLNWGAPQTMISIKAGDDLRSVLGYDVTAPEVLLVREALKRAQTLLLYRLNAGTKATATIGGLVATAKFGGIRGNDITVAVQSNVDDEDQFDVVTYLAGEEVDSQTVAAIAALESNRFVDFSGTGSLVATAGTVLAGGANGTVTNQNHLDYLAAVELQQFNTVALVSGDSSLKSVYAAFARRLRENDGKKIQVVLANAPLSDYEGIISVKNGVKLEDGTAVNAEQATVWVAAATSGASMSESLTYSVYEGAVDTDVRYSNSQIEQALRAGEFLFTPNGGRVIVEQDINSLVTYVPGKNPSFAKNRVIRVLDGIATDMKKLFETQYIGKIDNNPDGRSLFRSECVKYLTLLQDGNAIQNFNSQTDLTVEAGEASDSIIINVYIQPVDSIEKVYMKVTVK
- a CDS encoding GAF domain-containing protein; translated protein: MFTEQLYTGTNEENERLLLKQLEGLIEDEPSQLANLANAAALLQQFLSDINWVGFYLLDGEELVLGPFQGKPACTRIKVGRGVCGTAVSRSETVLVADVHQFPGHIACDSASNSELVIPLKRDGVVIGVLDIDSPLFSRFDHSDVATLTAFVGILEKYI
- a CDS encoding ImmA/IrrE family metallo-endopeptidase, which codes for MDKLILRLVRKFQTRDPFVIANGLGIHIRYADLGQETRGFYYKKLRRRFIVIHERLPDDWQRFVCAHELGHDRLHPGFSRFWLDEQSFINVGKYERQANKFAVRLLTSGDTIGRSESIGELLQRNGVPKEMDKFYF
- a CDS encoding RNA polymerase subunit sigma-24, which produces MDVEKMTIEQLKSYKRLVARKKLIERQKVGSGLTVSTVYEDDKLQELHRQLRGIPSYMYLDKHEQQLEQLAHAKLTKYPIGTKAQLREVKQIEPGNAAEEQLVQELSRKIAKVIEARAGSAPEGYEGVIERLSELQDLERQLQTIDESLEALEACFPEYATLLRLRYIEGKPADFVASELGIVDRTFRRWRQKAVSEIVRFMSV
- a CDS encoding phage tail tube protein, with translation MAFLHAGDTISGQEGRAYAKINGQNEEMFYIKTLEASVEKTKAEIKTLGHRALQHKATGWSGTGSMTVYYVTSKFRQMMLDYVKTGIDTNFDVHIINEDPTSTIGRQEVVLYNVNLNKVIIGKLDTESEALEEELEFTFDGVDIAESFKAPTRV
- a CDS encoding homocysteine synthase, encoding MAKQERQYSPETLAVHAGQQIDPATQSRAVPIYQTTSYGFKDTDHAARLFGLEEFGNIYTRIMNPTTDVFEKRITELEGGVGALGVASGSAAITYSILNIASAGDEIVSSASLYGGTYNLFAHTLPKLGIKVHFVDSSDPEKFRKAINANTKAIFAETIGNPRGDVLDIEAVAAVAHENGIPLIVDNTFPSPYLLRPIEHGADIVVHSATKFIGGHGTSIGGVIVDGGKFDWAQNDKFPGLTEPDPSYHGLVYTQAVGAIAYIIKARVQLLRDMGASLSPFNSFLLLQGLETLHLRMERHSSNALAVANFLEQHESVEWVSYPGLASHASHALAQKYLPKGQGAIISFGIKGGVEAGKKLIHGVELFSHLANVGDSKSLIIHPASTTHQQLDEPSQLASGVTPGLIRLSVGTEGIDDIIYDLEQAIKISQE
- a CDS encoding helix-turn-helix domain-containing protein, translating into MAMGARIKQLRTQRGLTQQDIAEQLGMGRSNFGHIENDRVVPTSEDLQKIADILHTTADYLLGRRDAFAEQVPDWATAKDKRDFKKMLEEDGEVMFDGVPMSQGDRQRVMDVLTGLFWEAKQMNKRTPKSDTTDKTTDHTEG
- a CDS encoding phage portal protein — protein: MSDLSLFFAQNTAAEATEKFVVSERFKDADGNPVAWELRSMTEAENEECRKSATRKVKGKNGTFVPETNTDEYLAKLVVSSIGYPSLKDAELQKSYGTMGAEHLLRKMLRPGEYASLVQRVQEINGFNQSLNELSDEVKN